The Micromonospora sp. NBC_00421 DNA window ACCGGCCCGAGACTTGGTCTCGGCGGTGTCGGCGCGCACCTGGCGACGGTCGGGGCAGTGCCCGCCGTGCTTCCGGCCGCACGGTGAGCTACATCCGTGCTTCCACCTCGGCCGCTGCCGGCCGCGCCGAACGGTCAGCGTCCCGGCGTCGAGATCGATGTCCGACCAGCGCAGGCCGAGCGCTTCGCCCTGGCGCAGACCGAGAGCGAGCGCGACCGCCCACCGCGCGCTGTTGCGCCGGCCCCGGGTGGCAGCCATGAGCCGCCGTACCTCCGTGACCGAATACGGCTCGATCTCGCTCTCCGGCAGTCGCGGTGACTTGGCGAGACTGGCGGGATTCTTCGCCAGGTGCCCCCGGCGTACCGCCTCGTTGAGCGCGGTCCGGATCGTGCGGTGCGCTTGGTGGGCGGTCGCTGGGGCGCTGCCGTTGTCCTGCATCCGTCGGTAAAGGCGCTCCAGGTGCTCGGGCTCCAGGCGCTCGATGCGGTGGGCACCGAGACCGGGAATGAGGTGCCGGTAGACCGCCACCCGGTAGCCGGCGATGGTGTTCTCTCGGACGGCCGGTGCGGCGATGTTCTCCACCCAGTGCGTGAGCCAGGTCTTCACCGTCCAGCGCTGGCCAGCCTTGCGGACCGCCCCGCTGTCCCGCTCCCGTTCCAGCAGTCGAACCTT harbors:
- a CDS encoding tyrosine-type recombinase/integrase — translated: MGRKPNGASSIYLGTDGSWHGRVTVGVKDDGSPDRRHVRGKTEAAVIKKVRLLERERDSGAVRKAGQRWTVKTWLTHWVENIAAPAVRENTIAGYRVAVYRHLIPGLGAHRIERLEPEHLERLYRRMQDNGSAPATAHQAHRTIRTALNEAVRRGHLAKNPASLAKSPRLPESEIEPYSVTEVRRLMAATRGRRNSARWAVALALGLRQGEALGLRWSDIDLDAGTLTVRRGRQRPRWKHGCSSPCGRKHGGHCPDRRQVRADTAETKSRAGRRSIGLPDELVALLRKHHEEQDQERVTAAQLWEGGDWLFTTPTGGPVNPRTDYDEWKRLLRLAGLRDGRLHDARHTAATVLLILGVAERAVMGIMGWSNSAMAVRYQHLTAQVRRDIAKRVGGLLWDNPTEDPKTPS